A genome region from Baekduia alba includes the following:
- a CDS encoding N-acetylmuramoyl-L-alanine amidase, whose protein sequence is MAVAMPPIVHDPIPFGARRVAETRAYAVRHYGLHRARLIAPKVVVEHMTENASFSATFNTFAPDVADVELHELPGTCAHFVIDPSGTIHQLVSLKWICRHTVGLNATAIGIEHVGFSESGVLDNIRMLRASLRLTRWLQARYGIATKNVIGHAESLSSPYRHENVTRLKTQTHGDWPRRFMVRYRADL, encoded by the coding sequence ATGGCCGTCGCCATGCCGCCGATCGTCCACGACCCGATCCCGTTCGGCGCGCGCCGCGTGGCCGAGACGCGGGCCTACGCGGTCCGCCACTACGGGCTGCACCGCGCACGGCTGATCGCGCCCAAGGTCGTCGTCGAGCACATGACTGAGAACGCGTCGTTCAGCGCGACGTTCAACACGTTCGCGCCCGACGTCGCCGACGTCGAGCTGCACGAGCTGCCGGGCACGTGCGCGCACTTCGTCATCGACCCGTCGGGGACCATCCACCAGCTGGTCTCGCTGAAGTGGATCTGCCGGCACACGGTCGGGCTGAACGCCACCGCGATCGGGATCGAGCACGTCGGCTTCAGCGAGAGCGGCGTCCTGGACAACATCAGGATGCTCCGGGCGTCGCTCCGGCTCACGCGCTGGCTGCAGGCCAGGTACGGCATCGCCACCAAGAACGTCATCGGACACGCCGAGTCGCTCAGCAGTCCGTACCGCCACGAGAACGTGACGCGCCTGAAGACGCAGACGCACGGCGACTGGCCGCGCCGGTTCATGGTCCGCTACCGCGCCGACCTCTAG
- a CDS encoding succinate--CoA ligase subunit alpha, which produces MSILVDAETTFIVQGITGREAVNLTRECLDYGAGAKVVGGVTPGRLGREVHGVPVFDTVAQAVAHHGRPIDGSVVTVPPAFTKDAVFEAIENGIKIIVIVTERIPRRDVAQMVELANLRGARIIGPNCLGIIVPDVIKMGGIGGPAKDAAKSYKKGSIGVISRSGGMTTEMSSTLSAAGLGISTAVSIGGDAIIGSTYAELMPLFEADEETEGIVIYTEPGGRMEAELARWVTENDSRLPIVAFMAGRFMDEMPGMSFGHAGTIVEGKEDTATEKIARLAEAGITVAEEISEIPEIMKAKLAERSAA; this is translated from the coding sequence ATGTCGATCCTGGTTGACGCGGAGACGACGTTCATCGTCCAGGGCATCACCGGCCGCGAGGCCGTCAACCTCACGCGCGAGTGCCTGGACTACGGCGCCGGCGCCAAGGTCGTCGGCGGCGTGACGCCGGGCCGGCTGGGCCGTGAGGTCCACGGCGTGCCGGTGTTCGACACGGTCGCCCAGGCCGTGGCGCACCACGGCCGGCCGATCGACGGCTCGGTGGTGACCGTGCCGCCGGCGTTCACGAAGGACGCCGTCTTCGAGGCCATCGAGAACGGCATCAAGATCATCGTGATCGTCACCGAGCGCATCCCGCGCCGCGACGTCGCGCAGATGGTCGAGCTCGCCAACCTCCGCGGCGCGCGCATCATCGGCCCGAACTGCCTCGGGATCATCGTGCCCGACGTCATCAAGATGGGCGGCATCGGCGGCCCGGCGAAGGACGCGGCGAAGTCCTACAAGAAGGGCTCGATCGGCGTCATCTCGCGCAGCGGCGGCATGACGACCGAGATGTCGTCGACGCTCAGCGCCGCCGGCCTGGGGATCTCGACCGCGGTGTCGATCGGCGGCGACGCGATCATCGGCTCGACCTACGCCGAGCTGATGCCGCTGTTCGAGGCCGACGAGGAGACCGAGGGCATCGTCATCTACACCGAGCCCGGCGGCCGCATGGAGGCCGAGCTGGCGCGGTGGGTGACCGAGAACGACTCGCGGCTGCCGATCGTCGCGTTCATGGCCGGCCGGTTCATGGACGAGATGCCGGGCATGAGCTTCGGCCACGCCGGCACGATCGTGGAGGGCAAGGAGGACACCGCCACCGAGAAGATCGCGCGCCTCGCGGAGGCTGGGATCACGGTGGCCGAGGAGATCTCCGAGATCCCGGAGATCATGAAGGCCAAGCTCGCCGAGAGGAGCGCCGCATGA
- a CDS encoding Fpg/Nei family DNA glycosylase has translation MPELPEVESARALIAEHGLGREIVDVDDHDTYVCRPHAPGEIKAALVGHRLTEAHRQGKSMWIDTDDGPVLGLHLGMAGRIVIDDSAAGDYWSDGGRKHLPVWDRFTIHFADGGFLALRDKRRLGRAVLDPNLSRLGPDAAEVGRDAFRERVGHGEAPLKARIMDQSVIAGVGNLLADEALWRARLDPRRPAASLDDAELDRLRRDIRAATRRAIDRGGVHTGAIIPHRTRDGVCPRCGADMSRATIGGRTTYWCSNEQDQLGEHAAAIALA, from the coding sequence ATGCCGGAGCTTCCCGAGGTCGAGTCCGCGCGCGCCCTGATCGCCGAGCACGGGCTGGGTCGCGAGATCGTGGACGTCGACGACCACGACACCTACGTCTGCCGCCCCCACGCGCCCGGTGAGATCAAGGCCGCGCTCGTCGGCCACCGCCTCACCGAGGCCCATCGCCAGGGCAAGTCCATGTGGATCGACACCGACGACGGGCCGGTCCTCGGCCTGCACCTCGGCATGGCCGGCCGCATCGTCATCGACGACTCCGCCGCCGGCGACTACTGGTCCGACGGCGGCCGCAAGCACCTCCCGGTCTGGGATCGCTTCACGATCCACTTCGCCGACGGCGGCTTCCTCGCGCTGCGCGACAAGCGCCGGCTCGGCCGGGCCGTGCTGGACCCGAACCTCAGCCGCCTGGGCCCCGACGCCGCCGAGGTCGGCCGCGACGCGTTCCGCGAGCGCGTCGGCCACGGCGAGGCGCCGCTGAAGGCGCGGATCATGGACCAGTCGGTGATCGCCGGCGTCGGCAACCTGCTCGCCGACGAGGCGCTGTGGCGTGCCCGCCTGGACCCGCGCCGCCCCGCCGCCTCGCTGGACGACGCCGAGCTGGACCGCCTGCGGCGCGACATCCGCGCCGCGACCCGCCGCGCGATCGACCGCGGCGGCGTCCACACCGGCGCCATCATCCCCCACCGCACGCGCGACGGCGTCTGCCCGCGCTGCGGCGCCGACATGTCCCGCGCCACGATCGGCGGCCGCACCACGTACTGGTGCTCCAACGAGCAGGACCAGCTCGGCGAGCACGCCGCGGCGATCGCGCTCGCCTAG
- a CDS encoding glutathione S-transferase: protein MSATTPSQPILVTIPISHFCEKARWALDRAGVGYEERRHLPAIHRLAVRRAGGKLTAPVLVCPEGEVVAESSDIVAWADARARGGGRIALGAEARALADDYDARLGPATRLWVYHEMFDYPELVATSMTDGVPTWERHAFRFGNRAIAFAVAKVLTINDETATEAEATFRSIFASVDALLADGRPYLVGGAFSIADLTFAALAAPLIAPPEYGVKLPAVEELPPGMVDVVREHRASPAGRHALKMFATERR from the coding sequence ATGAGCGCGACGACGCCGAGCCAGCCGATCCTGGTCACGATCCCGATCAGCCACTTCTGCGAGAAGGCGCGGTGGGCGCTGGACCGCGCGGGCGTGGGCTACGAGGAGCGCCGCCACCTGCCCGCGATCCACCGCCTGGCCGTCCGGCGCGCGGGCGGCAAGCTGACGGCGCCGGTGCTCGTGTGCCCGGAGGGCGAGGTCGTCGCGGAGTCGTCGGACATCGTCGCGTGGGCCGACGCGCGGGCGCGGGGCGGCGGCCGGATCGCGCTGGGCGCCGAGGCACGGGCGCTGGCCGACGACTACGACGCGCGCCTCGGGCCGGCGACGCGGCTCTGGGTCTACCACGAGATGTTCGACTACCCCGAGCTCGTCGCGACGTCGATGACCGATGGCGTGCCGACCTGGGAGCGCCACGCGTTCCGCTTCGGCAACCGGGCGATCGCGTTCGCGGTGGCCAAGGTCCTGACGATCAACGACGAGACGGCGACGGAGGCGGAGGCGACGTTCCGCTCGATCTTCGCCTCGGTCGACGCGCTGCTGGCCGACGGCCGCCCGTACCTGGTGGGCGGCGCGTTCTCGATCGCCGACCTGACCTTCGCCGCGCTCGCGGCACCGCTGATCGCCCCGCCGGAGTACGGCGTGAAGCTGCCGGCGGTCGAGGAGCTGCCGCCGGGCATGGTCGACGTCGTGCGCGAGCACCGCGCGTCGCCGGCCGGTCGGCACGCGCTGAAGATGTTCGCGACCGAGCGGCGCTAG
- a CDS encoding urease subunit alpha codes for MPDPVRLGDTTLEVVAERDDVHGPDQLVPGFGNTMRDGLGVRADLGERPADDPRTSAQARADLGERPADDPRTSAQAHADLGERPADDPRTSAQAHADRGGVEIAIVGGLILDPILGVRYASIGVTDGRVVAVGRAGNPDTMDGIDVVLDVGTAVLDATGMIVTPGGIDTHVHWLSPQVTDALLAGGVTTMVSQDYGPIWNLGTNPEAGLSATWAALEDTPINAGLFVRGSSSRAERVEDGLRAGGAALKIHEDVSAGPMQIRTALDICDRHDVQLAIHTDGLNEVLDVEGTLAAFAGRSVHAFHVEGAGGGHAPDLLKLAGRERILTSSTAPTVPFGVDTAAEHEAMVAAVHVLQPGVVHGDRTAARARVRPATMAAEGVLHDLGIIHMLSSDSQGMGRAGEVVRRAFQNADVMKRVRGTAGYGGLADNERVLRHLAKVTINPAITHGLSHDVGALTPGRVADCVFWLPQFFGVRPELVVKMGVAAWGASGDPDATTMVCEPVVVQRQIGAHGRAAARLSLAFTAAAAQDTELPTERRRSTVHGTRDVGAADMVRNDVRAEVDVAPDGSWVTVDGERIGIEPVDEVALSWKYLLG; via the coding sequence GTGCCTGACCCCGTTCGCCTCGGCGACACCACGCTCGAGGTCGTCGCCGAGCGCGACGACGTCCACGGCCCCGACCAGCTCGTCCCGGGCTTCGGCAACACGATGCGCGACGGCCTCGGCGTCCGTGCCGATCTCGGCGAGCGGCCAGCCGACGACCCGCGGACGTCGGCGCAGGCCCGTGCCGATCTTGGCGAACGGCCAGCCGACGACCCGCGGACGTCGGCGCAGGCCCATGCCGATCTTGGCGAACGGCCAGCCGACGACCCGCGGACGTCGGCGCAGGCCCATGCCGATCGCGGCGGTGTCGAGATCGCGATCGTCGGCGGGCTGATCCTCGACCCGATCCTCGGCGTCCGCTACGCGTCGATCGGCGTGACCGACGGGCGCGTCGTGGCCGTCGGGCGCGCCGGCAACCCGGACACGATGGACGGGATCGACGTCGTCCTCGACGTCGGCACCGCCGTGCTCGACGCGACCGGCATGATCGTCACGCCCGGCGGCATCGACACGCACGTCCACTGGCTGTCGCCGCAGGTGACCGACGCGCTGCTGGCCGGCGGCGTCACGACGATGGTCTCCCAGGACTACGGCCCGATCTGGAACCTCGGCACCAACCCGGAGGCGGGGCTGAGCGCGACCTGGGCCGCGCTGGAGGACACGCCGATCAACGCGGGGCTCTTCGTGCGCGGCTCGTCGTCGCGCGCCGAGCGCGTCGAGGACGGCCTGCGCGCGGGCGGCGCCGCGCTGAAGATCCACGAGGACGTCAGCGCCGGACCGATGCAGATCCGGACCGCGCTCGACATCTGCGACCGACATGATGTCCAACTCGCGATCCACACCGACGGGCTGAACGAAGTCCTGGACGTCGAGGGCACGCTCGCCGCGTTCGCGGGCCGCAGCGTCCACGCGTTCCACGTCGAGGGCGCCGGCGGCGGCCACGCGCCGGACCTGCTCAAGCTCGCGGGCCGCGAGCGGATCCTGACGTCGTCGACCGCGCCGACGGTGCCGTTCGGCGTCGACACCGCCGCCGAGCACGAGGCGATGGTGGCGGCGGTCCATGTCCTTCAACCGGGTGTCGTGCACGGCGACCGCACCGCGGCGCGCGCCCGCGTGCGGCCGGCGACCATGGCGGCCGAGGGCGTCCTGCACGACCTCGGGATCATCCACATGCTGTCGAGCGACTCGCAGGGGATGGGGCGCGCCGGCGAGGTCGTGCGGCGCGCGTTCCAGAACGCCGACGTGATGAAGCGCGTGCGGGGGACCGCCGGATACGGCGGCCTCGCCGACAACGAGCGCGTCCTGCGTCATCTCGCCAAGGTCACCATCAACCCGGCGATCACGCACGGCCTGTCGCACGACGTCGGCGCGCTCACGCCCGGCCGCGTCGCCGACTGCGTCTTCTGGCTGCCGCAGTTCTTCGGGGTCCGGCCCGAGCTGGTGGTCAAGATGGGCGTGGCGGCCTGGGGCGCGTCCGGCGACCCCGACGCCACCACCATGGTCTGCGAGCCCGTCGTGGTCCAGCGCCAGATCGGCGCCCACGGTCGCGCGGCGGCGCGGCTGTCGCTCGCGTTCACCGCCGCGGCGGCGCAGGACACCGAGCTGCCGACCGAGCGCCGGCGCTCGACCGTCCACGGCACCCGCGACGTCGGCGCCGCCGACATGGTGCGCAACGACGTCCGAGCCGAGGTCGACGTCGCGCCCGACGGCTCCTGGGTCACGGTCGACGGCGAGCGGATCGGCATCGAGCCGGTCGACGAGGTGGCGCTGTCCTGGAAGTACCTGCTCGGCTGA
- a CDS encoding SDR family NAD(P)-dependent oxidoreductase, whose protein sequence is MALPAPSSTTAAVVTGASSGIGADLARDLAGRGHNVVLVARRADRLEALAAELVEAHGVRAEAVACDLIDPEAVRALPGRIEALGLTVDILVNNAGYGSAGQFVDLDARSESDMVRLNCETVVALTGHYAPAFVERRTGAILVVASEAGMQPIPGQATYGATKAFALSFAEALHTEVSHLGVAVTALCPGPVATEFASRAGMEDAFGQVPAFARVASPDCARAGIDGLVKNKRVVVPGLAIRAVGVAGRHTPRAVLLPLMKRFYPV, encoded by the coding sequence ATGGCCCTTCCCGCGCCGTCCTCCACCACCGCCGCCGTCGTCACCGGCGCCTCGTCGGGGATCGGCGCCGACCTGGCGCGCGACCTCGCGGGGCGGGGGCACAACGTCGTGCTCGTCGCGCGGCGCGCCGATCGGCTCGAGGCCCTGGCCGCCGAGCTGGTCGAGGCGCACGGGGTCCGGGCCGAGGCCGTCGCGTGCGACCTGATCGACCCGGAGGCGGTGCGCGCGCTGCCGGGCCGGATCGAGGCGCTGGGGCTGACCGTCGACATCCTCGTCAACAACGCGGGCTACGGCTCGGCCGGCCAGTTCGTCGACCTCGACGCCCGGTCCGAGAGCGACATGGTGCGGTTGAACTGCGAGACGGTCGTCGCGTTGACCGGCCACTACGCCCCGGCGTTCGTCGAGCGCCGGACGGGCGCGATCCTCGTCGTCGCCTCCGAGGCCGGGATGCAGCCGATCCCCGGCCAGGCGACCTACGGCGCGACCAAGGCCTTCGCCTTGAGCTTCGCCGAGGCGCTGCACACCGAGGTGTCGCACCTGGGCGTCGCGGTGACCGCGCTGTGCCCGGGTCCGGTCGCGACGGAGTTCGCCTCGCGCGCCGGCATGGAGGACGCGTTCGGCCAGGTGCCCGCCTTCGCGCGCGTGGCGAGCCCGGACTGCGCCCGCGCCGGCATCGACGGCCTGGTCAAGAACAAGCGCGTCGTCGTGCCGGGCCTCGCGATCCGCGCCGTCGGCGTCGCGGGCCGCCACACGCCGCGCGCGGTGCTGCTGCCGCTGATGAAGCGCTTCTACCCGGTCTGA
- a CDS encoding cobalamin B12-binding domain-containing protein: MGTEVRPIRFQSVVLDALEARLARDGGDLSAFVNGAVDRALHGDEQHLRLVPDPLTQAELEGATVAYRRALLARDVPQARALVDGLVAHGASIIDIYASVLAPAMQEIGELWALDQVTVADEHYATEATAQLLTTLAPDRRIAPTRGRLAVVSGSPDELHALGARMVADLLERAGWEVIALGPGAPVDALVDLVTAECPDVVALSTATVGRLPGAEEALAQLHRVRPRPVVVVGGGLYRGPVVDLARAWGADVVTSDLRVLLDTLHERFPPTT; encoded by the coding sequence ATGGGGACAGAGGTGCGGCCCATCAGGTTCCAGAGCGTCGTGCTGGACGCGCTCGAGGCCCGCCTCGCCCGCGACGGCGGGGATCTCTCGGCGTTCGTCAACGGCGCGGTCGACCGCGCGCTGCACGGCGACGAGCAGCACCTGCGCCTCGTCCCGGACCCGTTGACCCAGGCCGAGCTCGAGGGCGCCACGGTCGCCTACCGCCGCGCGCTCCTGGCCCGCGACGTCCCGCAGGCCAGGGCGCTGGTGGACGGGCTGGTCGCCCACGGGGCGAGCATCATCGACATCTACGCCTCGGTCCTGGCCCCGGCGATGCAGGAGATCGGCGAGCTGTGGGCGCTGGACCAGGTCACGGTCGCCGACGAGCACTACGCCACCGAGGCGACCGCGCAGCTGCTCACGACGCTCGCGCCGGACCGGCGCATCGCGCCGACGCGCGGTCGGCTGGCGGTCGTCAGCGGCTCGCCCGACGAGCTGCACGCGCTCGGCGCCCGGATGGTCGCCGACCTCCTGGAGCGCGCGGGGTGGGAGGTGATCGCGCTCGGGCCGGGCGCCCCGGTCGACGCGCTCGTCGACCTCGTCACCGCCGAGTGCCCGGACGTCGTGGCGCTGTCGACCGCGACGGTCGGCCGGCTGCCGGGCGCCGAGGAGGCGCTGGCGCAGCTGCATCGCGTCCGGCCGAGGCCGGTGGTCGTCGTCGGCGGCGGGCTGTACCGCGGTCCGGTCGTGGACCTGGCGCGCGCCTGGGGCGCCGATGTCGTGACGAGCGATCTGCGCGTCCTGCTCGACACGCTGCACGAGCGCTTCCCGCCCACGACCTGA
- a CDS encoding acyl-CoA dehydrogenase family protein: MAVETSVFTDTTDEQKAIIEMVRQFVDEQIIPNAEHYDGADEYPEPIVEQLKELGLFGITIPEEYGGLGLDLTTYVMVVEELSRGWISISGVINTHFIGSYLLLKYGSDEQKSKYLPRMATGEIRAAFSLSEPELGSDVQAIKTSAKKIDDGTYEINGQKMWVTNGLMSSLVFLLVKTDPDANPKHKGFTCFITEKEAGVSENTGEYAGLTVPPKIKKMGYKGVESTELVYDGYKAPAQQILGGEDAGLNEGFAQMMDALEVGRANVAARGVGLAQRALELALKYSQERKTFGKPIAQHQAIQFKLADMATQLDAARLLTRRAAMMKDAGLRSDMEAGMAKLFASETAHFCAEQCLRIHGGYGYSKEYEIERIYRDAPLLLIGEGTSEIQRMVIGKKLLQRHKI; this comes from the coding sequence ATGGCCGTTGAAACCAGCGTCTTCACCGACACGACCGACGAGCAGAAGGCCATCATCGAGATGGTCCGGCAGTTCGTCGACGAGCAGATCATCCCGAACGCCGAGCACTACGACGGCGCCGACGAGTACCCCGAGCCCATCGTCGAGCAGCTCAAGGAGCTCGGCCTGTTCGGCATCACCATCCCCGAGGAGTACGGCGGCCTCGGCCTCGACCTCACGACCTACGTGATGGTCGTCGAGGAGCTGTCGCGCGGCTGGATCTCGATCTCCGGCGTGATCAACACGCACTTCATCGGCAGCTACCTGCTGCTGAAGTACGGCAGCGACGAGCAGAAGTCCAAGTACCTGCCCCGCATGGCGACCGGTGAGATCCGCGCAGCGTTCTCGCTGAGCGAGCCCGAGCTCGGCTCCGACGTGCAGGCGATCAAGACGTCCGCCAAGAAGATCGACGACGGCACGTACGAGATCAACGGCCAGAAGATGTGGGTGACCAACGGCTTGATGTCGTCCTTGGTCTTCCTGCTGGTCAAGACCGATCCTGACGCCAACCCGAAGCACAAGGGCTTCACCTGCTTCATCACGGAGAAGGAAGCCGGCGTCTCGGAGAACACCGGCGAGTACGCCGGCCTGACCGTGCCCCCCAAGATCAAGAAGATGGGGTACAAGGGCGTCGAGTCCACCGAGTTGGTCTACGACGGCTACAAGGCGCCGGCCCAGCAGATCCTCGGCGGCGAGGACGCCGGGCTGAACGAGGGCTTCGCCCAGATGATGGACGCGCTCGAGGTCGGCCGCGCGAACGTCGCGGCGCGCGGCGTGGGCCTGGCGCAGCGCGCGCTGGAGCTCGCGCTGAAGTACTCGCAGGAGCGCAAGACGTTCGGCAAGCCGATCGCCCAGCACCAGGCGATCCAGTTCAAGCTCGCCGACATGGCGACGCAGCTCGACGCCGCCCGCCTGCTCACCCGGCGCGCGGCGATGATGAAGGACGCCGGCCTTCGCAGCGACATGGAGGCCGGCATGGCCAAGCTGTTCGCCTCGGAGACCGCGCACTTCTGCGCCGAGCAGTGCCTCCGGATCCACGGCGGCTACGGCTACTCCAAGGAGTACGAGATCGAGCGGATCTACCGCGACGCGCCGCTGCTGCTGATCGGCGAGGGCACGTCGGAGATCCAGCGCATGGTCATCGGCAAGAAGCTGCTGCAGCGTCACAAGATCTAG
- a CDS encoding agmatine deiminase family protein yields MTTPAAEGLSMPPEWAPHERTLMAWPCRPELWEGLMGAAKAESAGVANAIAAFEPVTMVARDAADAAEARAALDGNVEVLQQPVDDSWLRDSGPIFVVDHVDDPSRRVGVDFGFNSWGQKFEGYENDQAIGRVLTEHVGSEVVRAPLILEGGSIAVDGTGVLLTTEQCLLHPNRNPSMDKGEIEQHLRDYLGVTQVVWLEQGLLEDKDTDGHVDLIAAFTAPGTVLLQRAAPDNPNHDNLGRNREIAVAAGLDVIDFDPLAYTSVEGEEIVASYMNFYVGPRFVVVPIAGQPELDAAALDAIARAFAGAKEVIGVPGVVHAFGGGGPHCITQQVPALAAAR; encoded by the coding sequence ATGACGACGCCGGCCGCCGAGGGACTGTCCATGCCGCCCGAGTGGGCGCCTCACGAGCGCACGCTGATGGCCTGGCCCTGCCGGCCCGAGCTGTGGGAGGGGCTGATGGGCGCCGCCAAGGCCGAGAGCGCAGGCGTCGCGAACGCGATCGCGGCGTTCGAGCCGGTGACGATGGTCGCCCGCGACGCGGCCGACGCCGCCGAGGCGCGCGCGGCCCTGGACGGCAACGTCGAGGTGCTCCAGCAGCCGGTCGACGACTCGTGGCTGCGCGACAGCGGTCCGATCTTCGTCGTCGACCACGTCGACGACCCGTCGCGGCGCGTCGGCGTGGACTTCGGCTTCAACTCCTGGGGTCAGAAGTTCGAGGGCTATGAGAACGACCAGGCCATCGGGCGGGTGCTGACCGAGCACGTCGGCTCCGAGGTCGTGCGCGCGCCGCTGATCCTGGAGGGCGGCTCGATCGCCGTCGACGGCACCGGCGTCCTGCTGACGACCGAGCAGTGCCTGCTGCATCCCAACCGCAACCCGTCGATGGACAAGGGAGAGATCGAGCAGCACCTGAGGGACTACCTCGGCGTCACCCAGGTGGTGTGGCTGGAGCAGGGGTTGTTGGAGGACAAGGACACCGACGGCCACGTCGACCTGATCGCCGCCTTCACCGCGCCGGGCACCGTGCTGCTGCAGCGCGCCGCGCCCGACAACCCCAACCACGACAACCTGGGCCGCAACCGCGAGATCGCGGTCGCCGCCGGCCTCGACGTCATCGACTTCGATCCCTTGGCCTACACCTCGGTCGAGGGCGAGGAGATCGTCGCGTCCTACATGAACTTCTACGTCGGGCCGCGGTTCGTCGTCGTCCCGATCGCCGGCCAGCCGGAGCTCGACGCCGCCGCCCTCGACGCGATCGCGCGCGCCTTCGCCGGCGCCAAGGAGGTCATCGGCGTGCCGGGCGTCGTCCACGCCTTCGGCGGCGGCGGCCCCCACTGCATCACGCAGCAGGTCCCGGCGCTGGCGGCCGCGCGCTAG
- a CDS encoding ATP-grasp domain-containing protein: MRFFEYEAREIVKRAGIPVTDYGFTTDPQEAKEIAARIGSSTVIKSQVLSGGRMKAGGVKFADTPEEAEAHAKDILQLEINGHMPRGVLVDPKAEFEQEYYAGVVWDGTRKQPVMIFSPIGGIDIEQVAEEQPDKVGRRHFSNILPFGDFEAKEVIASTGVTGSALNKLTPILTKLAKLFVDNDMTLAEINPLARMADGSFIALDAHMDMENEARGRHKQLLKDLGVGDDETREAREPTAFELAGEAVDSQDHRGVAGNVTEFDGNLGLVIGAGGGSLTLFDAVRKYGGRPANYCEIGGNPSVSKAKGLAKLVLSKPGVDKIAVMMSIVSNTRVDIVARGVIAACLELGMDPAEKIAIFRIPGAWEEEGFKILEKYGVEYADRSVSLHEAASRAVEKIQGAAA; this comes from the coding sequence TTGAGATTCTTCGAGTACGAAGCCCGCGAGATCGTCAAGCGGGCCGGAATTCCCGTCACCGACTACGGATTCACGACCGACCCGCAGGAGGCGAAGGAGATCGCCGCCCGCATCGGCTCCAGCACCGTCATCAAGTCCCAGGTCCTCTCCGGAGGCCGCATGAAGGCCGGCGGCGTCAAGTTCGCCGACACGCCGGAGGAGGCCGAAGCGCACGCCAAGGACATCCTCCAGCTCGAGATCAACGGGCACATGCCGCGCGGCGTGCTCGTCGACCCGAAGGCCGAGTTCGAGCAGGAGTACTACGCCGGCGTCGTCTGGGACGGCACGCGCAAGCAGCCGGTGATGATCTTCTCGCCGATCGGCGGCATCGACATCGAGCAGGTCGCCGAGGAGCAGCCCGACAAGGTCGGGCGCCGCCACTTCTCGAACATCCTGCCCTTCGGCGACTTCGAGGCCAAGGAGGTCATCGCCTCCACCGGCGTGACCGGCAGCGCCCTCAACAAGCTGACGCCGATCCTCACGAAGCTGGCCAAGCTGTTCGTCGACAACGACATGACGCTGGCCGAGATCAACCCGCTGGCCCGCATGGCCGACGGGTCGTTCATCGCGCTCGATGCCCACATGGACATGGAGAACGAGGCCCGCGGCCGCCACAAGCAGCTGTTGAAGGACTTGGGCGTCGGCGACGACGAGACCCGCGAGGCGCGCGAGCCCACCGCGTTCGAGCTGGCCGGCGAGGCCGTCGACTCCCAGGACCATCGCGGCGTCGCGGGCAACGTCACCGAGTTCGACGGCAACCTCGGGTTGGTCATCGGCGCCGGCGGCGGCTCGCTGACGCTGTTCGACGCGGTCCGCAAGTACGGCGGCCGGCCCGCCAACTACTGCGAGATCGGCGGCAACCCGTCGGTGTCCAAGGCCAAGGGGTTGGCCAAGTTGGTGCTGTCGAAGCCGGGCGTCGACAAGATCGCCGTGATGATGTCGATCGTGTCGAACACGCGCGTGGACATCGTGGCGCGCGGCGTGATCGCCGCCTGCCTGGAGCTGGGCATGGACCCCGCCGAGAAGATCGCCATCTTCCGCATCCCGGGCGCCTGGGAGGAAGAGGGCTTCAAGATCCTCGAGAAGTACGGGGTCGAGTACGCCGACCGGTCGGTGTCGCTGCACGAGGCGGCGTCGCGCGCGGTCGAGAAGATCCAAGGAGCTGCGGCCTGA
- the ureA gene encoding urease subunit gamma: MRLLPQEQDRLLLFLAAELARARRARGLRLNQAEATAIVADGICELARDGLRYADVVAGAYAILGEDDVLDGVRALVRRIEVEAVFRDGRHLVVVEDPLGPAPRAGDDAEPAAPWLDSATTRLLVVNEGAVLIGVTSHLHFFETNPMLHFDRAAAWGLRLAVPARTKIFFPPGEGREVALVPIGGARVVRGHGELVDGALDDPAIRDAALAAAREKGYRGAEARPARGGADAEGGGGRA; encoded by the coding sequence ATGAGGCTGCTGCCCCAGGAGCAGGACCGCCTGCTGCTCTTCCTCGCCGCCGAGCTGGCGCGCGCCCGTCGCGCGCGCGGGCTCAGGCTCAACCAGGCCGAGGCGACCGCGATCGTCGCCGACGGGATCTGCGAGCTGGCGCGCGACGGCCTGCGCTACGCCGACGTCGTCGCGGGCGCCTACGCGATCCTGGGCGAGGACGACGTCCTGGACGGCGTCCGCGCGCTGGTCCGGCGGATCGAGGTCGAGGCCGTGTTCCGCGACGGGCGCCATCTGGTCGTGGTGGAGGACCCGCTGGGGCCCGCGCCGCGCGCGGGCGACGACGCCGAGCCCGCGGCTCCGTGGCTCGACAGCGCGACCACGCGCCTGCTGGTCGTCAACGAGGGCGCCGTCCTGATCGGCGTCACCAGCCACCTGCACTTCTTCGAGACCAACCCCATGCTGCACTTCGACCGCGCCGCGGCGTGGGGGCTGCGGCTGGCGGTCCCGGCGCGCACCAAGATCTTCTTCCCGCCCGGCGAGGGCCGCGAGGTCGCGCTGGTCCCGATCGGCGGCGCGCGTGTCGTCCGCGGCCACGGCGAGCTCGTCGACGGCGCGCTGGACGACCCCGCGATCCGCGATGCCGCGCTGGCCGCCGCGCGCGAGAAGGGCTACCGCGGTGCCGAGGCGCGACCGGCCCGAGGCGGCGCGGACGCGGAAGGCGGTGGCGGTCGTGCCTGA